The following proteins are co-located in the Aquarana catesbeiana isolate 2022-GZ linkage group LG02, ASM4218655v1, whole genome shotgun sequence genome:
- the LOC141129722 gene encoding olfactory receptor 52D1-like produces the protein MQNDTSSHQLLLTLGFREMGSLRYFYSALPLLVFISVIMFNVAIISVVLLHKSLQEPMYIFVSVLCINGLYGSTSFFPSLIFNLVNHINTITYTGCLTQVFCIHTYLGCEMTILVTMAYDRYVSICHPLRYHSIISLFVVFKLVVLAWFYTIIMIGTHLVLTIRLPICDTIILKVYCDNWSVVRLSCVDVTINNVFGLFNGLTFIGPMPMLIIMSYIQILIACLRSSKGFRAKALQTCTPHLITVTIYTANLYFELLIYRFRPESLNYELRTIMSVQVVASPPLLNPLIYGLKLKNIKVKILRLFH, from the exons ATGCAGAATGATACGTCTTCCCACCAGTTGCTGCTGACACTTGGCTTCAGAGAAATGGGTTCACTCCGGTACTTCTACAGTGCATTGCCTCTACTGGTTTTTATCAGTGTTATTATGTTCAATGTTGCCATTATCTCAGTGGTTTTGTTACACAAGAGTCTACAGGAGCCCATGTATATCTTTGTTAGTGTACTGTGCATTAATGGCCTCTATGGCAGCACCTCTTTCTTTCCCAGTTTGATCTTCAATTTGGTCAACCACATTAACACCATTACTTATACTGGATGTTTGACGCAAGTATTTTGCATCCACACATACTTGGGGTGTGAAATGACCATCCTTGTCACCATGGCGTATGATCGCTATGTGAGCATTTGCCACCCTCTGAGATACCACAGCATAATATCCTTATTTGTGGTCTTCAAGCTGGTGGTTTTGGCCTGGTTTTACACAATTATCATGATCGGTACACATTTGGTGTTGACTATCAGGCTTCCCATATGTGACACAATCATACTAAAGGTCTACTGTGACAATTGGTCAGTGGTAAGGCTGTCTTGCGTTGATGTTACTATAAATAATGTGTTTGGACTTTTTAACGGGTTAACATTTATAGGTCCTATGCCAATGCTGATCATTATGTCCTACATCcagatcctaat agcctgTTTAAGGTCATCAAAGGGCTTTAGAGCAAAAGCTTTGCAAACCTGCACTCCTCACTTAATAACTGTTACTATCTACACTGCCAATTTGTATTTTGAGCTCCTGATATATCGATTCAGACCCGAAAGCTTAAATTATGAACTGAGGACAATCATGTCAGTGCAAGTTGTAGCATCTCCTCCACTCCTAAATCCACTCATCTACGGTCTGAAACTAAAGAACATAAAAGTAAAAATCCTCAGACTTTTTCACTGA